The proteins below are encoded in one region of Elgaria multicarinata webbii isolate HBS135686 ecotype San Diego chromosome 8, rElgMul1.1.pri, whole genome shotgun sequence:
- the PCBD1 gene encoding pterin-4-alpha-carbinolamine dehydratase isoform X2 has product MAGKAHRLSGEEREQLLPNLRAVGWNEVEGRDAIYKEFHFKDFNRAFGFMTRVALQAEKLDHHPEWFNVYNKVHITLSTHECAGLSERDINLASFIEQVANTLG; this is encoded by the exons ATG GCAGGAAAAGCCCACAGACTAAGTGGTGAAGAGCGAGAACAGCTGTTGCCAAACCTCCGAGCTGTGGGATGGAATGAGGTGGAAGGCAGAGATGCCATTTACAAAGAGTTCCATTTCAAGGACTTCAATCGG GCCTTTGGATTTATGACCAGAGTAGCGCTACAGGCAGAAAAACTGGACCACCACCCGGAATGGTTTAATGTTTACAACAAG GTCCACATCACCTTGAGCACACACGAGTGTGCTGGCTTATCTGAGCGGGACATCAACTTGGCCAGTTTCATAGAGCAAGTTGCCAACACGTTAGGCTAA
- the PCBD1 gene encoding pterin-4-alpha-carbinolamine dehydratase isoform X1 → MPKPERELLCLLTFQAGKAHRLSGEEREQLLPNLRAVGWNEVEGRDAIYKEFHFKDFNRAFGFMTRVALQAEKLDHHPEWFNVYNKVHITLSTHECAGLSERDINLASFIEQVANTLG, encoded by the exons ATG CCAAAGCCTGAAAGGGAGTTGCTATGCCTTTTAACATTCCAA GCAGGAAAAGCCCACAGACTAAGTGGTGAAGAGCGAGAACAGCTGTTGCCAAACCTCCGAGCTGTGGGATGGAATGAGGTGGAAGGCAGAGATGCCATTTACAAAGAGTTCCATTTCAAGGACTTCAATCGG GCCTTTGGATTTATGACCAGAGTAGCGCTACAGGCAGAAAAACTGGACCACCACCCGGAATGGTTTAATGTTTACAACAAG GTCCACATCACCTTGAGCACACACGAGTGTGCTGGCTTATCTGAGCGGGACATCAACTTGGCCAGTTTCATAGAGCAAGTTGCCAACACGTTAGGCTAA